Proteins encoded in a region of the bacterium genome:
- a CDS encoding TIGR01777 family oxidoreductase translates to MNILVSGSHGMIGSALVPALAARGHRTVRLVRHRDSRLPDEVAWDPASGRIDAAALEGIEAAIHLAGVNIGARRWTAARKAQIRQSRVEGTRLLADTLARLRRTLQVLVCASATGYYGSRGEEILVEESAPGTGFLADLCRDWEGAAAPARDAGIRVAHLRSGIVLSPSGGALAALLPIFRMGVGGTLGSGRQFMSWITLDDEVEAIIHVLSRDAVRGPVNLVSPHPVANREFTATLGRVLRRPALLPVPGPVLRIALGEVAGELLGSQRVHPARLLATGFAFRYPDLDAGLCALLEPNAAARIRA, encoded by the coding sequence GTGAACATCCTCGTCTCCGGTTCCCACGGAATGATCGGCTCGGCGTTGGTGCCGGCGCTCGCCGCGCGCGGGCACCGAACCGTCCGACTGGTGCGCCATCGGGATTCGCGTCTCCCCGATGAGGTCGCCTGGGATCCCGCCTCCGGCCGGATCGACGCGGCAGCGCTCGAAGGGATCGAGGCCGCCATCCATCTGGCCGGAGTCAACATTGGAGCGCGCCGGTGGACGGCGGCGAGGAAGGCGCAGATACGACAGAGTCGGGTTGAAGGGACGCGCCTGCTCGCGGACACCCTGGCGCGGCTCCGGCGGACGCTTCAGGTGCTGGTCTGCGCGTCCGCAACCGGCTACTACGGATCCCGGGGAGAGGAGATCCTGGTCGAGGAAAGCGCCCCCGGGACCGGGTTTCTCGCCGATCTCTGCCGGGACTGGGAAGGGGCCGCCGCCCCGGCCCGAGACGCAGGGATCCGAGTCGCGCACCTCAGGTCTGGAATCGTGTTGAGTCCGTCCGGGGGAGCGCTGGCCGCCCTGCTGCCGATCTTCCGGATGGGGGTGGGAGGCACGCTCGGAAGCGGCCGGCAGTTCATGTCCTGGATCACCCTCGACGATGAAGTCGAGGCGATCATCCACGTGCTGAGCCGGGACGCCGTCCGCGGGCCCGTGAATCTCGTCTCGCCGCATCCGGTCGCAAACCGGGAGTTCACGGCCACCCTCGGCCGGGTCCTCCGCCGCCCGGCGCTGCTCCCGGTGCCCGGCCCGGTCTTGCGGATCGCGCTCGGCGAGGTTGCCGGTGAACTCCTGGGAAGCCAGCGTGTCCATCCCGCAAGACTCCTGGCCACCGGCTTTGCCTTCCGCTATCCGGACCTGGACGCGGGGTTGTGTGCGCTCCTCGAGCCGAACGCGGCGGCGCGCATCCGGGCCTGA
- a CDS encoding cupin domain-containing protein translates to MGTADGSVFLPPGAGRRIALPDRGASATLKAVGSDTGGRLAFVESAPAPGAPGLAMHRHHRSDEALYVLEGTVTVRVGDRTMSAPAGSFVFVPRETGHMFWNPGPGPARVLVIFAPAGVERFLEETAAAFAAAQGSPDPATLREIRTKYDTELLPDPV, encoded by the coding sequence GTGGGCACAGCCGATGGGAGCGTGTTCTTACCCCCCGGCGCCGGCCGTAGGATCGCGCTCCCGGACCGCGGCGCGAGCGCGACGCTCAAGGCCGTCGGGAGCGACACGGGCGGGCGGCTCGCCTTCGTTGAAAGCGCGCCGGCCCCGGGAGCGCCCGGGCTGGCGATGCACCGGCACCACCGGTCGGATGAGGCGCTCTATGTTCTTGAGGGCACCGTGACGGTTCGCGTCGGCGATCGGACAATGAGCGCGCCCGCCGGATCCTTCGTCTTCGTGCCGCGGGAGACGGGCCACATGTTCTGGAACCCTGGGCCCGGCCCGGCGCGGGTGCTCGTGATCTTTGCCCCGGCCGGCGTTGAGCGATTCCTGGAGGAGACCGCCGCGGCGTTTGCCGCCGCGCAGGGATCGCCGGATCCGGCTACGTTGCGTGAGATCCGGACGAAATACGACACGGAGTTGCTGCCCGATCCCGTCTAG
- a CDS encoding GNAT family N-acetyltransferase: MFSIRAMTDADELERCVELQMRIWDMSEAGAVPLHQLVAAVSAGGLVLGGFAPDGRLVGFTYAFPGWRRGKPLWYSHMTGVLAEHRDAGLGYRLKSAQRDAARAAGIDHIVWTYDPLQSGNARFNLGRLGAVASRYHADYYGAMIDAINRGLPSDRFEVDWFLESPRVVARLASASRPPLGQAVAWAVTATGPSLPSLPGPPNLEIEDAQMLVEIPADLNNLKTAHPAAAAAWRETTRVVFLYYFARGYAASDASRIPDPQRPRVAYLLERTGPHPACGPA, translated from the coding sequence GTGTTCAGCATTCGTGCGATGACCGATGCGGACGAGCTCGAGCGCTGCGTTGAGCTCCAGATGCGGATCTGGGACATGAGCGAGGCGGGGGCCGTTCCCCTTCATCAGCTTGTCGCCGCGGTCTCGGCCGGAGGACTCGTGTTGGGCGGGTTTGCGCCGGACGGACGCCTCGTGGGCTTCACGTACGCGTTTCCCGGCTGGCGCCGCGGGAAGCCGCTGTGGTACTCACACATGACGGGGGTGCTCGCGGAGCATCGCGATGCCGGGCTCGGGTATCGGCTCAAGTCGGCGCAGCGGGACGCGGCGCGGGCGGCCGGCATCGACCACATCGTCTGGACCTACGACCCGCTGCAGTCCGGGAACGCCCGGTTCAACTTGGGCCGGCTGGGCGCGGTGGCGTCCCGGTACCACGCCGACTATTACGGCGCGATGATTGACGCGATCAACCGCGGGCTGCCGAGCGATCGGTTCGAGGTGGACTGGTTCCTCGAGTCTCCCCGCGTCGTCGCCCGGCTCGCCTCGGCGAGCCGTCCTCCCCTCGGTCAGGCCGTTGCGTGGGCGGTCACGGCGACCGGGCCCAGCCTGCCTTCGCTCCCCGGCCCGCCGAACCTGGAAATCGAAGACGCGCAGATGCTCGTCGAGATCCCCGCGGATCTCAACAACCTGAAAACCGCACATCCCGCCGCGGCCGCCGCGTGGCGGGAGACGACCCGGGTGGTGTTCCTCTACTACTTCGCCCGCGGGTACGCCGCCAGCGACGCGTCCAGGATTCCGGATCCGCAGCGCCCCCGGGTGGCATATCTGTTGGAACGAACCGGACCCCACCCGGCGTGCGGTCCGGCATGA
- a CDS encoding M20/M25/M40 family metallo-hydrolase, with the protein MIQVDVALTARIDADLPQVIEDLRRLVKIPSVAAQRRGIPETVQAVGDLLRGAGGRVTVLEHEDANPVVVGEFEGRSPRTLLFYDHYDVQPAEPLEEWTVPPFDVTQRDGQLLGRGVADNKGDFMTRIAAIRALRAVRGGLPCRVKFLIEGEEEISSTHLGAITRAHTDLLRADACIWEYGERDAKERKHIVCGMKGICYIQLEAKTASVDLHSSLGAVFEGAAFRLIWALSTFKDQNGRVQIPGHYDRVRRPTASEEEAIRQIPPDVVEEIQKQVGVSRMIGGVDGLEAVRQLLFTPTCTVCGIWGGYTLEGSKTVLPKVARAKIDFRLVPDQDPHEVARNVQRHLAARGFSDIDVTVLGAEFPWRTDLSDPFVGLVRDCCAEVTGREVLVYPTSAGTGPAYDVGPVLGIPLVSAGSGYWNARAHAPDENVRATDFRETILLMASILERFGAGQ; encoded by the coding sequence GTGATCCAAGTGGACGTAGCCTTGACGGCCCGGATCGATGCCGATCTACCGCAGGTGATCGAGGATCTTCGCCGTCTGGTGAAGATCCCCTCGGTCGCCGCGCAGCGGCGCGGAATTCCGGAGACGGTGCAGGCGGTCGGCGATCTCCTGCGAGGCGCCGGCGGTCGCGTGACGGTGTTGGAACACGAGGACGCCAACCCTGTGGTCGTCGGAGAATTCGAGGGGCGGTCGCCCCGCACGCTCCTCTTCTACGACCACTACGACGTTCAGCCGGCGGAGCCGCTCGAAGAGTGGACCGTCCCACCGTTCGACGTCACCCAACGGGACGGACAATTGCTCGGCCGTGGAGTCGCCGACAACAAAGGCGATTTCATGACGCGCATTGCCGCGATCCGCGCCCTCCGGGCGGTTCGCGGCGGGCTCCCCTGCCGCGTCAAATTTCTGATCGAGGGGGAGGAGGAGATCAGCAGCACGCATCTCGGCGCCATAACCCGCGCCCACACCGACCTCCTCAGGGCGGACGCTTGCATCTGGGAGTACGGCGAGCGCGATGCCAAGGAGCGGAAACACATCGTCTGCGGGATGAAGGGGATCTGCTACATTCAACTCGAGGCCAAGACCGCGTCCGTCGACCTCCATTCGTCGCTGGGCGCGGTGTTCGAAGGCGCCGCGTTCCGGCTGATCTGGGCCCTCAGCACGTTCAAGGATCAGAACGGGCGGGTGCAGATCCCCGGCCACTACGACCGGGTCCGACGTCCCACTGCCTCTGAGGAAGAGGCGATCCGGCAGATTCCCCCGGACGTCGTGGAAGAGATCCAGAAGCAGGTTGGTGTATCCCGGATGATCGGCGGCGTGGACGGGTTGGAGGCCGTCCGCCAGTTGCTGTTCACGCCGACCTGCACGGTCTGCGGGATTTGGGGCGGGTACACGCTCGAGGGCTCAAAGACCGTGCTGCCCAAAGTGGCGCGGGCGAAGATCGATTTCCGTCTCGTCCCGGATCAGGACCCCCACGAGGTGGCGCGAAACGTCCAGCGGCACCTGGCCGCGCGCGGCTTTTCGGACATCGACGTGACCGTCCTGGGCGCAGAGTTCCCCTGGCGGACCGATCTGTCGGATCCGTTCGTCGGCCTGGTGCGAGACTGCTGCGCAGAGGTCACGGGCCGTGAGGTGCTGGTGTACCCGACCTCGGCCGGGACGGGCCCGGCATACGACGTGGGTCCGGTGCTCGGCATCCCGCTCGTCAGCGCGGGATCCGGGTACTGGAACGCTCGGGCTCACGCCCCTGATGAGAACGTTCGGGCGACCGATTTCCGTGAGACGATTCTTCTGATGGCCAGCATCCTGGAGCGGTTTGGGGCCGGGCAGTAG
- a CDS encoding OsmC family peroxiredoxin — protein MAAARRADVTWEGDLLTGGGVVTAGTSRAFNALPVTWASRTEGPQGKTSPEELIAAAHASCYAMALSFGLAGAGKPPKKLEVSATVTFDKVEAGWRVISSALTVRGVVPGMDTAGFRKAAESAKDGCPVSQALKGNVKLSVEATLVA, from the coding sequence ATGGCAGCAGCCAGGCGCGCGGATGTGACCTGGGAGGGGGACTTGTTGACGGGCGGGGGCGTCGTGACCGCCGGGACGAGCCGGGCATTCAACGCGCTGCCGGTGACGTGGGCGTCTCGCACCGAGGGCCCCCAAGGCAAGACCAGCCCCGAGGAGTTGATTGCCGCCGCCCATGCGAGCTGCTACGCGATGGCGCTGTCCTTCGGTCTGGCCGGCGCCGGAAAGCCGCCCAAGAAGCTGGAGGTGAGCGCCACGGTCACGTTCGACAAGGTGGAGGCCGGCTGGCGAGTCATCTCGAGCGCGCTCACGGTGCGGGGCGTCGTCCCGGGCATGGACACGGCGGGATTCCGGAAGGCCGCTGAATCGGCAAAGGACGGGTGCCCCGTCTCGCAGGCGCTCAAAGGGAACGTGAAGCTCAGCGTGGAGGCGACCCTGGTCGCCTGA
- a CDS encoding peroxiredoxin, translated as MAIEVGQQAPDVMLVNTDRKPVRLSELRGKTTVLAFFPAAFTGTCTKEMCRFRDDSSRLDSLNAQVVGISADTPFVLAEWAKQHNLKQMMLSDFNHEAMKAYDVYDGAFLGGLLNGIAKRSVFVVDKNGKVVYSWVADAPGVEPPYEQVEAAVKKVT; from the coding sequence ATGGCGATTGAGGTAGGGCAGCAGGCGCCAGACGTCATGCTGGTGAACACCGACCGCAAGCCGGTTCGGCTCAGCGAATTACGCGGCAAGACGACCGTGCTCGCGTTCTTTCCGGCGGCGTTCACCGGGACGTGTACGAAGGAGATGTGCCGGTTTCGCGATGATTCCAGCCGGCTCGATTCGCTGAACGCGCAGGTCGTGGGGATCAGCGCCGATACCCCGTTCGTGCTGGCGGAGTGGGCGAAGCAGCACAATCTGAAACAGATGATGCTGAGCGACTTCAACCACGAGGCCATGAAGGCCTACGACGTCTACGACGGCGCCTTCCTGGGCGGTCTCCTCAACGGCATCGCCAAGCGGTCCGTGTTCGTCGTGGACAAGAACGGCAAGGTCGTCTACAGCTGGGTCGCTGATGCGCCCGGCGTGGAGCCTCCGTACGAACAGGTGGAGGCGGCCGTCAAGAAGGTCACGTAA